In Scatophagus argus isolate fScaArg1 chromosome 3, fScaArg1.pri, whole genome shotgun sequence, one genomic interval encodes:
- the myog gene encoding myogenin produces MELFETNPYFFPDQRFYEGGDNYFPSRLPGAYDQGAYQDRNSMMSLCGSLSGGVGVGVTGTEDKASPSSLSPHSEPHCPGQCLPWACKLCKRKTVTMDRRRAATMREKRRLKKVNEAFDALKRSTLMNPNQRLPKVEILRSAIQYIERLQALVSSLNQQDTETGQQGLHFRPTAAQPRVSSSSEPSSGSTCCSSPEWSSTPEQCTQSYSSEDLLSVADSPEQGNMRALTSIVDSISAADGAVTFPMDISK; encoded by the exons ATGGAGCTTTTTGAGACCAACCCTTACTTCTTCCCTGATCAGCGCTTTTATGAGGGAGGGGACAACTACTTCCCCTCTCGCCTGCCTGGGGCGTATGACCAAGGTGCCTACCAGGATAGAAACTCCATGATGAGCTTGTGTGGGAGTCTGTCTGGAGGTGTTGGAGTTGGAGTGACAGGAACAGAGGACAAAGCCTCTCCGTCCAGCCTGTCACCTCACTCCGAGCCCCACTGCCCCGGCCAGTGCCTGCCCTGGGCCTGTAAGCTGTGCAAAAGGAAGACGGTTACCATGGACCGTCGGAGAGCGGCTACAATGAGGGAGAAGAGGCGCCTGAAGAAGGTGAACGAGGCCTTTGATGCTCTGAAGAGGAGCACTCTGATGAATCCAAACCAGAGGCTGCCCAAGGTGGAGATCTTGCGGAGTGCCATCCAGTATATTGAAAGGTTGCAGGCCCTTGTGTCTTCCCTCAACCAGCAGGACACTGAGACTGGACAGCAGGGACTGCATTTCCGACCCACTGCGGCCCAACCCAGA GTGTCGTCATCAAGTGAGCCCAGTTCGGGCAGCACCTGCTGCAGTAGCCCAGAGTGGAGCAGCACTCCCGAGCAGTGCACACAGAGTTACAGCAGTGAGG ATCTCCTGAGTGTTGCTGACTCTCCAGAGCAGGGGAACATGCGTGCTCTGACCTCCATTGTGGACAGCATCTCTGCAGCAGACGGTGCTGTGACCTTTCCTATGGACATTTCCAAATAG